The DNA segment TCGATTGCTTGCCGGGCTGTCGCTATGGCGAGATCCACATCCGCAAGACTGGCAAGCGGTGCGACGCCCACCCATTTGCCATTGAATGGCGAGCGCACCTCGCATGCCTCGCTGCCCAGTGGCTCCATCCGTCGACCGCCGATGAAGTTATGGATATAGACCACCATTTCCGAGATCCCCGGCGTCGGGCGTGAGACTCCCCCTAGGTGTTCACGACGACGTCCATCGATGAGCCCCGAGAATGATGGCTCGACGGCTGCGACTTGGCTCGTTCAGCCCTGTAAAATCGCGTAAAACCCATGATCTCAGCGCCCGTTCGAGGTGAACACGCACGGTCCGCGGTCGAGCTCTGAGATTTTGTATCGATGAAAGTTTTGAACCTCTTCAGGCGGCAGAAATAAACTGGGGAACCGTCTGTCGACGCCCAGATCGGAGACTTGTCCACCGGCTTACTTAATCGAACCGCGTCCCATCGCCGTCGCGTGAATTTGACGGTCTGCGTTCGAGGTGGCGGCACGACCCCGCAATTACATTTCTATGCCCGCCAATTTACGCTAGTATTCAGGTGAGCCATAGCAGGTGCTGGGCAGCAGACCTGTCTGATGATCCCTCGCGTCACCTTTTAGGGCGTGGAGTGGCCTCTTGTCCGGCCTGCGAGAGAGCGGGTGTGAGTGTGCCAGGTTGAGCCACAGAGCCTCATACGCCTTGAGTGGGTTTCTTCTGATGGCAGCACTCGGTCCGCTGAACGCGGCGGAGCTGTCCTTTGCCATCGGCCATCCCCCGCAGTCCCCAGCGGTCAAGGGTGCGCAGGCGTTTGCTGCGACGCTTAGCGACGAAACAGGTGGCAAGGTTACAGCGCACGTCTATGCCCTGTCGCTGCTGAACCTTGCCGAAACATCGTCCGGGCTGCGGGCCGGGTTGGCTGATGTTGGCATGGTGCTGACGACCTACCAGTCGGGTGAATATCCCACGATCAACCTGCTCCATGACGCATCCATGGTGTTGGACAGGTTTTCAGATCTTCCCCGTCGCCTGAAAGGTGTCGCCTATGCGCCGGCCCTGGCTGAGTTCATCCTGAAACGCTGCCCGGAATGCATCGCGGAGTTCGCCCACCAGAACCAGATCTACACCGGCGCCGCGGCGACGACCCCGTATGCTCTCAGTTGCGTCCGCCCCATTCGCACCATGGCCGAGCTTCGTGGTTCACGGCTTCGGGTCGGCGGAGCGAATTGGGCGCGCTGGGCCGAGGCCGTGCAGGCCGTGCCCATCACCATGGCCGGCAACGAGATGCTCGAGGCGTTGGCGCAGGGCATCATCGATTGCGTCGTCTTGTCCCTTCCTGATGTCCGTGGCTTTGGACTGAGCAACTCGGTCCACGCTGTCACGGTGGATATTCCCGGTGGCGTCTATGTGGGGGCATTCGCCAACGTGAACCGCGACACCTGGCGCAGTTTGACGGCGGCGGAGCGCAGCGCCGTGATGAAGGCCACCGCCCAGGGCACCGCCGTGGCCAATTGGGCTTACAGCCAGGGTGAGCAGCAGGTGATCGAGCAGATTATGGCGGCAGGCGGGGAAGTCTACGAAGCCGACGCTTCGATGCGGGAGGCGAGTGCGCGCTTCGCGGAAGCCGACCTGCGCCGGCTCGCAGAACTCTACACCGCGCAAGGCGTCGCACGCAGCCAGCAGATTCTCGATGAGTTCCTGCCTATTCTCGAGCAATGGGCGCTGCGTGTGCAGCAGGTCTCCTCCGCCGAGCAACTGGCAGACATTTACTGGGAGGAACTCTATTCGACAGTGGACGTGAGCGATCCTGACCGCTGAGTGCCAGGTAAGCCGGCAGGAGAACTGCGCCAAACAGGAGCGTCGGGTGAAGCGGATCATTTGGCTGATTGAAAGGGGCGCGCGGGCAGGGGCCGCTTTGGGTGCGGCCGCGATCCTTTTGATGATGGTGCATGTCGCGCTCGACGTGGTGATGCGCAAGCTGCTGGGCGTACCACTTCCGGGCACACTCGCCGCGGTGACAAATTACTACATGGTGATCGCGGTGTTCATGCCCCTTGCTCTTGTTGAGCGGCGACGGGCGCACATTTCGGTCGATGTCGTGATGCCACTCCTTTCGGCTCGGCTGGGCAGGTATATGAGGGCGACGAGCGGGCTGGCCGCGGCGCTGATCATGGCACTGGTCGCCTGGCGCGGCTGGACGGACGCGGTGCGCGATTGGCAGGTGAGCGCGTCGCAGGTGCAAGGCAGCGCGGTTATGCCGGTGTGGCCGGCTCATTTCGCGGTTCCATTCGGATCAGGCCTTCTGGCGATCGCCTTTCTGTTGCGTCT comes from the Ancylobacter pratisalsi genome and includes:
- a CDS encoding C4-dicarboxylate ABC transporter substrate-binding protein is translated as MAALGPLNAAELSFAIGHPPQSPAVKGAQAFAATLSDETGGKVTAHVYALSLLNLAETSSGLRAGLADVGMVLTTYQSGEYPTINLLHDASMVLDRFSDLPRRLKGVAYAPALAEFILKRCPECIAEFAHQNQIYTGAAATTPYALSCVRPIRTMAELRGSRLRVGGANWARWAEAVQAVPITMAGNEMLEALAQGIIDCVVLSLPDVRGFGLSNSVHAVTVDIPGGVYVGAFANVNRDTWRSLTAAERSAVMKATAQGTAVANWAYSQGEQQVIEQIMAAGGEVYEADASMREASARFAEADLRRLAELYTAQGVARSQQILDEFLPILEQWALRVQQVSSAEQLADIYWEELYSTVDVSDPDR
- a CDS encoding TRAP transporter small permease, whose translation is MKRIIWLIERGARAGAALGAAAILLMMVHVALDVVMRKLLGVPLPGTLAAVTNYYMVIAVFMPLALVERRRAHISVDVVMPLLSARLGRYMRATSGLAAALIMALVAWRGWTDAVRDWQVSASQVQGSAVMPVWPAHFAVPFGSGLLAIAFLLRLVPRPLTDTLPER